From the Thermovirga lienii DSM 17291 genome, one window contains:
- a CDS encoding AbgT transporter (PFAM: AbgT putative transporter family~TIGRFAM: p-Aminobenzoyl-glutamate transporter family~COGs: COG2978 Putative p-aminobenzoyl-glutamate transporter~InterPro IPR004697~KEGG: bcl:ABC3179 aminobenzoyl-glutamate transporter~PFAM: AbgT transporter~SPTR: AbgT putative transporter) has protein sequence MVQEKEKHGFLYRIIKGIEVAGNKLPHPFWLFMGLWVLVYILSAVFAGAQVVKPGTDKTIQIINLISREGLDWQLTSLVKNFSSFPPLGLVLVMMIGLGVTTKSGFLEALMKSIAKVPEKFLIFAVFLFGICGNLASDAAIVIVPPLTGALFFSMRKNPIFGLVLGYGAVCAGFTANLFIAGTDVLLSGISTTAYQIVVPGGEVYPTANYYFMVISTLVISALGAIFVSKFLMPSFGAWDKKFDTCDAALEMHGSQDSTKGFALTQEESKAFKSALWFTLLYWAVMLAMVLIPGGPLRDPAKNTIIPSPFIKGMVPLMLLYFILVGVVYGRKAGTIKTAKDMIDSMVSSVGHMASYIVIILPIANFIAAFKKSNMAIVMAVKLAGWLQDMGLTGFGLLIAIILLSTFVNLFVTSGSTKWAFMAPVIIPMLYYLNYSPQLAQLLYRIGDSSTNSITPMMPYFPILLGFAARYDKEAGIGTIVSLGIPISLFFMAVWIVLLAIWYFLGLPLGPGAGIFVN, from the coding sequence ATGGTTCAAGAAAAGGAAAAACATGGTTTTTTGTATAGGATCATCAAGGGAATAGAAGTGGCAGGCAACAAATTGCCCCATCCGTTTTGGCTTTTCATGGGGCTTTGGGTCCTAGTCTACATACTGTCGGCGGTGTTCGCAGGAGCTCAGGTGGTAAAACCTGGAACGGACAAAACGATTCAAATTATAAACCTTATATCCCGAGAAGGCCTCGACTGGCAGCTGACTAGTTTGGTCAAAAACTTCTCGAGCTTCCCGCCCCTTGGACTGGTGCTAGTTATGATGATAGGCCTTGGGGTCACCACCAAAAGTGGCTTTCTTGAAGCTTTGATGAAGAGCATAGCCAAAGTTCCGGAGAAGTTCTTGATCTTCGCCGTCTTCCTGTTTGGAATATGTGGCAACCTGGCATCTGATGCAGCCATAGTCATAGTGCCGCCCCTTACAGGAGCTTTGTTCTTCTCCATGCGCAAAAACCCCATCTTCGGACTGGTTCTTGGGTACGGTGCTGTCTGTGCCGGATTCACGGCGAACCTTTTCATAGCTGGGACCGACGTTCTCCTTTCGGGAATATCCACCACCGCATACCAGATAGTGGTACCAGGAGGGGAAGTGTACCCCACCGCGAACTATTACTTCATGGTGATATCCACTCTAGTCATATCGGCACTAGGCGCCATCTTTGTGAGCAAGTTTTTGATGCCCTCCTTTGGCGCATGGGATAAAAAGTTCGACACATGCGATGCCGCGCTGGAAATGCACGGTTCTCAGGATTCAACAAAAGGCTTTGCTTTGACCCAAGAGGAAAGCAAGGCCTTCAAGAGCGCCCTTTGGTTTACCTTGCTATATTGGGCCGTCATGCTGGCAATGGTTCTTATCCCCGGTGGTCCCTTGCGGGATCCCGCAAAGAACACCATTATCCCCTCACCGTTCATAAAAGGCATGGTCCCCCTTATGCTCCTTTACTTCATACTTGTCGGTGTGGTTTACGGACGTAAGGCAGGCACGATAAAGACCGCAAAGGACATGATCGATAGCATGGTTTCAAGCGTAGGTCACATGGCAAGCTATATAGTAATAATTTTGCCCATAGCAAACTTCATTGCGGCCTTTAAAAAATCTAACATGGCCATAGTCATGGCAGTAAAACTGGCAGGATGGCTCCAGGACATGGGCCTTACTGGCTTTGGACTCCTCATCGCCATAATATTGCTTTCCACCTTTGTAAACCTCTTTGTCACCAGCGGCTCCACCAAGTGGGCCTTCATGGCTCCCGTTATAATTCCAATGCTCTACTACCTAAACTACTCTCCGCAGCTCGCGCAACTGCTCTACCGTATCGGAGACTCCTCCACAAACTCCATAACACCTATGATGCCCTATTTCCCCATACTGCTCGGCTTCGCAGCAAGGTACGACAAAGAGGCCGGAATCGGAACCATTGTGTCACTGGGGATTCCCATATCCCTGTTCTTCATGGCTGTGTGGATAGTCCTCCTCGCCATATGGTACTTCTTGGGACTCCCACTGGGACCAGGAGCCGGCATATTCGTAAACTAA
- a CDS encoding ABC transporter related protein (PFAM: ABC transporter; TOBE domain~TIGRFAM: molybdenum-pterin binding domain~COGs: COG3842 ABC-type spermidine/putrescine transport systems ATPase components~InterPro IPR003439: IPR005116: IPR003593~KEGG: dat:HRM2_17600 HTH-type transcriptional regulator~PFAM: ABC transporter related; TOBE domain-containing protein~SMART: AAA ATPase~SPTR: Putative abc-transport system ATP-binding protein), translated as MKDIFRLENVIHQYSGRTVLDIQNFEVKEGEALALLGPNGSGKSTLLRILAFLEKPTKGRVYYDGKMVNEPSFAHRREVTLLLQNSPLLKRSVEENLCYGLKVRGKTSNMQEKVRTALEMVGLNPQKFAKRKWFELSGGEAQRVALASRLILKPRVLLLDEPTSSVDSESAKVMKEAILKAKNQWGSTLVIVSHDLAWIYQVTERALSLFNGKLINHVPENVLSGNWEPRNGSLFALKLSDGQIIMGAGNPMESSTALLDPKDVIICAEKPEEDSALNALEGTIVSMNLVRDTGQVLVKTLVGDKTISSLVTEKSMKNLHLHPGLKVFLHFKASALKWLQ; from the coding sequence ATGAAAGATATTTTCAGGCTGGAAAATGTAATTCACCAGTATTCTGGAAGGACGGTCCTGGACATACAAAACTTCGAGGTGAAGGAAGGAGAAGCTTTGGCCCTCTTGGGACCCAACGGAAGCGGCAAGAGCACCTTGCTGCGAATACTGGCCTTTCTTGAGAAACCCACGAAGGGCAGGGTTTACTACGACGGCAAGATGGTAAATGAACCTTCGTTCGCCCACAGAAGGGAAGTAACCCTGTTGCTGCAAAATTCTCCTCTGCTCAAAAGGAGCGTGGAGGAAAATTTATGCTATGGTTTGAAAGTCAGAGGCAAGACCAGCAACATGCAAGAAAAAGTGAGAACGGCCCTCGAAATGGTGGGCCTCAACCCTCAAAAATTCGCCAAAAGGAAATGGTTTGAGCTTTCAGGTGGGGAGGCACAGAGGGTGGCCTTGGCTTCAAGGCTCATTTTGAAACCGAGGGTGCTTCTCCTTGATGAACCCACTTCAAGCGTTGACTCTGAGAGCGCAAAGGTCATGAAAGAGGCAATCCTAAAGGCAAAAAACCAATGGGGCTCCACCCTAGTGATAGTAAGCCACGACCTAGCGTGGATCTATCAGGTCACCGAGAGGGCCCTCTCACTCTTCAACGGCAAGCTCATAAACCACGTTCCAGAAAATGTGCTATCCGGAAACTGGGAACCCCGTAACGGCAGCCTTTTCGCCCTGAAACTTTCAGATGGCCAGATCATAATGGGAGCTGGTAATCCCATGGAAAGTTCAACTGCCCTACTGGACCCCAAGGACGTGATAATCTGCGCAGAAAAACCCGAGGAGGATTCTGCCCTGAACGCTCTTGAAGGGACCATAGTCTCCATGAACCTGGTAAGAGATACCGGCCAAGTACTGGTTAAAACCCTAGTTGGAGATAAAACCATCTCCAGCCTCGTCACCGAAAAATCCATGAAAAACCTCCATCTTCATCCGGGACTGAAGGTGTTTCTCCACTTCAAGGCCTCAGCCCTCAAGTGGTTACAATGA
- a CDS encoding peptidase M24 (PFAM: Metallopeptidase family M24; Creatinase/Prolidase N-terminal domain~COGs: COG0006 Xaa-Pro aminopeptidase~InterPro IPR000994~KEGG: tai:Taci_0197 peptidase M24~PFAM: peptidase M24~SPTR: Xaa-Pro dipeptidase), which translates to MHLNFNNKLASAALEIKKAGCDALLMGPSADLEYLFGLSVHKCERFNGVFLLATGEVFGVVSKLYLEEFKRALPSGTKIYEWADEEWFFEALERAFKEWGFGEGTKIAVNDGVAAMDAVEIANRHGVHLVNGWQMLEPLRLIKSQEEIAKLKKAGEITDRALEALLSFIRPGRKEKEIRRKLLELMDDLGATSASFPPIVARGEHASMPHYTGGDGVIRERDTLLIDFGCRFEGYCSDMTRTLFIGEPDPEIRKLYEIVRRAQEEGEKHVRPGVTAEFVDEVARKVIVKAGYGMYFNNRVGHGIGIAIHEAPYIMRGNRTPLQKGMTFSVEPGIYIPGKVGIRIENCVFVTDEGCQSFTSFPKELVILSS; encoded by the coding sequence ATGCATTTGAACTTCAATAATAAGTTGGCAAGTGCAGCATTGGAGATCAAAAAGGCAGGTTGCGATGCCCTGCTAATGGGTCCATCGGCGGATTTAGAGTACCTCTTTGGGCTCTCTGTTCACAAGTGCGAGCGCTTCAACGGGGTCTTTCTCCTTGCGACAGGCGAAGTCTTTGGAGTGGTGTCCAAACTGTATCTCGAGGAGTTTAAGCGTGCCCTTCCATCGGGGACGAAAATTTACGAGTGGGCTGACGAAGAATGGTTTTTTGAGGCTTTGGAGAGAGCCTTCAAAGAGTGGGGATTTGGAGAAGGCACAAAGATTGCAGTTAATGATGGTGTTGCCGCAATGGACGCTGTGGAGATCGCCAATCGCCACGGTGTGCATTTGGTAAACGGCTGGCAGATGTTGGAGCCCCTCAGGTTAATTAAATCTCAAGAGGAAATTGCAAAACTTAAGAAGGCAGGAGAGATTACTGACAGGGCCCTTGAAGCGCTTCTTTCTTTCATAAGACCGGGAAGGAAGGAAAAAGAGATAAGGCGCAAGCTTTTGGAGCTGATGGACGACCTTGGCGCAACTAGCGCTTCCTTTCCGCCCATCGTGGCTCGGGGTGAGCACGCTTCCATGCCTCATTACACCGGGGGAGACGGAGTAATAAGGGAGAGGGATACATTGCTAATAGACTTTGGATGCAGATTTGAGGGGTACTGCTCTGATATGACCAGAACCCTATTCATTGGAGAACCGGATCCTGAAATCCGCAAACTGTATGAAATAGTTAGAAGGGCCCAAGAGGAAGGGGAAAAACATGTAAGGCCTGGAGTGACTGCGGAGTTCGTAGATGAGGTAGCTAGGAAGGTTATAGTAAAAGCGGGATACGGGATGTATTTCAACAATAGAGTGGGCCACGGAATAGGTATAGCTATACACGAGGCACCATACATAATGAGAGGCAACAGGACCCCTCTCCAAAAAGGAATGACCTTTAGCGTGGAGCCAGGCATTTATATACCCGGCAAAGTGGGCATAAGGATAGAAAATTGTGTCTTCGTGACGGACGAAGGATGCCAAAGCTTTACTAGCTTCCCAAAGGAACTTGTGATTTTAAGCTCATAA
- a CDS encoding amidohydrolase (PFAM: Peptidase family M20/M25/M40; Peptidase dimerisation domain~TIGRFAM: amidohydrolase~COGs: COG1473 Metal-dependent amidase/aminoacylase/carboxypeptidase~InterPro IPR010168: IPR002933: IPR011650: IPR017439~KEGG: ctc:CTC02397 N-acyl-L-amino acid amidohydrolase~PFAM: peptidase M20; peptidase dimerisation domain protein~PRIAM: N-acetyldiaminopimelate deacetylase~SPTR: Amidohydrolase;~TIGRFAM: amidohydrolase) produces MTHQVMHELVQKYRSTFIGYWKDFHKHPEPSHKEVRTAAKVAEILKNLGMEVKEGVGGTGVVGLLRGTQTGPTIALRADMDALQIKEETGCDFASMNEGVMHACGHDSHTAMLLGAAHVLSELKAHIRGNIKFIFQPAEEDSPVGGAPAMIKDGVLEDPKVEAIFGIHVWPTLETGVMGIKEGVMSAASDRLKMSILGKSTHAATPEFGVDAVVITSQVISALQTIISRNVSPLDSAVITFGKIEGGSRYNIVADRVDLDGTVRTFNPDTRKLVAEKISQIAEGVSSSMGGDCIVDYKWGYPPTMNDPSVTQIAKETILETLGENGLYEISMPNPGGEDFAFFSEKVPAAFAWLGCRPKGIPPENFPKLHNNKFLPDEEALPIGVTYLCQVALAALGALSK; encoded by the coding sequence TTGACGCATCAGGTAATGCATGAACTAGTCCAAAAATACCGCAGTACCTTTATCGGTTACTGGAAGGATTTCCACAAACACCCGGAACCAAGCCACAAAGAGGTCAGAACGGCCGCCAAGGTCGCAGAGATATTGAAAAACCTAGGCATGGAAGTGAAAGAGGGCGTGGGAGGCACTGGTGTTGTAGGCCTATTAAGAGGAACACAAACAGGCCCCACCATAGCCCTAAGAGCGGACATGGACGCCCTCCAGATAAAAGAGGAAACGGGCTGTGATTTTGCCTCCATGAACGAAGGAGTCATGCACGCCTGCGGCCACGATTCCCACACAGCCATGCTATTGGGTGCCGCCCATGTGCTTTCAGAACTCAAGGCCCACATAAGAGGAAACATTAAATTCATCTTTCAACCCGCAGAGGAGGACAGCCCCGTGGGTGGGGCCCCAGCAATGATTAAGGATGGGGTATTAGAAGACCCCAAAGTGGAGGCCATATTCGGTATCCACGTTTGGCCAACCCTGGAGACGGGCGTCATGGGAATAAAAGAGGGGGTAATGTCCGCCGCTTCGGACAGGCTTAAAATGTCCATATTGGGCAAATCCACTCATGCAGCCACTCCTGAATTCGGTGTGGACGCAGTGGTTATAACAAGCCAAGTCATATCGGCCCTGCAGACCATTATCTCAAGAAACGTAAGCCCTCTGGATTCTGCCGTCATAACCTTTGGGAAAATAGAAGGCGGAAGCAGGTACAACATAGTGGCAGACCGAGTAGACCTGGATGGAACGGTCCGGACCTTCAACCCGGACACGAGAAAATTGGTGGCGGAAAAGATATCCCAAATTGCGGAGGGCGTGTCAAGTAGCATGGGAGGAGATTGTATCGTAGATTATAAATGGGGGTATCCTCCCACCATGAACGACCCTTCAGTTACCCAAATAGCAAAAGAAACCATCTTGGAAACTTTAGGGGAAAACGGTCTCTATGAAATCTCCATGCCAAACCCTGGCGGGGAAGACTTCGCTTTCTTCAGCGAAAAAGTCCCCGCTGCGTTTGCGTGGTTGGGATGCAGACCCAAAGGCATCCCTCCAGAAAACTTCCCCAAGCTTCACAACAATAAGTTCTTGCCCGATGAGGAAGCTCTACCCATAGGGGTTACTTATCTCTGCCAGGTTGCCCTGGCCGCATTGGGGGCGTTATCCAAATGA
- a CDS encoding binding-protein-dependent transport systems inner membrane component (PFAM: Binding-protein-dependent transport system inner membrane component~COGs: COG4662 ABC-type tungstate transport system periplasmic component~InterPro IPR000515~KEGG: aco:Amico_1560 binding-protein-dependent transport systems inner membrane component~PFAM: binding-protein-dependent transport systems inner membrane component~SPTR: Binding-protein-dependent transport systems inner membrane component), whose translation MNYILEGFIGAINLLLTKDPETYSAIWTTLRISTLSITFTLLLGIPLGFLLGHYSFPGKRVLRTIVDTLLALPTVVVGLLVYAFISRRGPFGELGLLFTIPGVAIGQFILALPIVVSLTASAIEGMDPKVYLTIKTLGASNKQAAIASLWEGRYAVLAAAITAYSRVISEVGISMMIGGNIKWHTRTITTAIALETGKGEFSMGIALGAVLLAFAFFANTLVSFLRRRA comes from the coding sequence ATGAACTACATCCTTGAAGGCTTCATAGGGGCTATCAATTTGCTTTTAACGAAAGATCCAGAAACCTACTCAGCCATCTGGACAACGTTGCGCATTTCCACCCTCTCCATAACTTTCACTCTCCTGTTGGGCATCCCCCTGGGATTTCTTCTGGGACACTACTCCTTCCCTGGCAAAAGGGTCCTTAGGACCATTGTGGACACTCTGCTCGCTCTACCAACGGTGGTAGTGGGCCTTTTGGTCTACGCGTTCATTTCTAGGAGAGGGCCTTTTGGCGAATTGGGGCTTTTATTCACCATACCAGGCGTCGCCATCGGACAATTCATCCTGGCTTTGCCAATAGTGGTCTCCCTTACTGCATCGGCAATAGAGGGAATGGATCCCAAAGTCTACCTGACCATCAAAACCCTGGGAGCTTCCAACAAGCAAGCGGCTATCGCCTCCCTGTGGGAGGGACGCTATGCGGTGTTAGCAGCTGCGATAACCGCGTACAGCAGGGTGATATCCGAGGTAGGCATTTCCATGATGATAGGCGGAAACATCAAATGGCACACCAGAACCATAACGACCGCCATTGCCCTGGAGACAGGAAAAGGGGAGTTCTCCATGGGGATAGCCCTTGGAGCCGTGCTCCTTGCCTTCGCCTTTTTCGCCAACACCTTGGTCTCTTTCCTGCGAAGGAGGGCCTAA
- a CDS encoding inner-membrane translocator (PFAM: Branched-chain amino acid transport system / permease component~COGs: COG1172 Ribose/xylose/arabinose/galactoside ABC-type transport systems permease components~InterPro IPR001851~KEGG: tai:Taci_0123 inner-membrane translocator~PFAM: inner-membrane translocator~SPTR: ABC transporter integral membrane protein): MKGNTQKSFEPVWFLKKNAVPVFFLILCIIGGYYSGLSLPFLLNEIITRIGRNSILVISLIIPILAGMGLNFGIVLGAMAGQFAYIATTNWQMSGLNGLLVTLVLSIPMAILFGWLTGLLFNRAKGKEMITGIILGFFANGVYQLICLYFMGNLIPIRVKSMLLSTGIGLRNTIDIKSMHYALDNLWKIKIKIPGFVFPVAIPVVTLLLIAAVCLLIRFIVKTKLGQEFRAVGQDRHIAEVAGIQVDKVRVLAVIFSTVLAAIGQVVFLQNLGNINTYGSHVQVGTFAVAAILIGGASVRKATIGQALLGTLLFHTLFIVSPLAGKNLIGDAMIGEYFRVFVTYGVIGVALALHAWQSLQEKKRAFNAT, translated from the coding sequence ATGAAAGGTAATACCCAAAAGTCTTTTGAACCAGTATGGTTTTTGAAAAAGAACGCAGTACCTGTGTTTTTTCTGATTTTGTGCATTATAGGAGGATACTACAGCGGACTTTCTCTGCCGTTTCTGCTGAACGAGATCATTACGAGAATCGGAAGAAACAGCATCTTAGTCATTTCTCTAATCATACCCATACTGGCCGGAATGGGTCTAAACTTTGGCATTGTGTTGGGGGCCATGGCTGGACAGTTTGCTTACATAGCTACAACAAACTGGCAGATGTCGGGATTGAACGGCCTTTTGGTGACATTGGTCCTTTCAATACCAATGGCTATCCTGTTTGGATGGCTTACGGGGCTACTGTTCAATCGCGCCAAAGGTAAGGAGATGATAACGGGAATAATACTGGGTTTCTTCGCTAACGGAGTTTACCAGCTCATATGCCTTTACTTCATGGGCAACCTCATACCCATTAGAGTAAAGTCCATGCTTCTTTCCACGGGCATTGGTCTTAGAAATACCATAGATATAAAATCCATGCATTATGCTTTGGACAACCTATGGAAGATAAAAATTAAAATCCCAGGATTCGTTTTCCCCGTAGCCATTCCTGTGGTAACCCTTTTGCTGATAGCCGCTGTTTGCCTTTTGATACGCTTCATTGTTAAGACCAAGTTGGGACAGGAGTTTAGAGCAGTGGGACAGGATAGGCACATAGCGGAGGTGGCAGGTATACAGGTTGATAAAGTAAGGGTCCTGGCCGTCATCTTTTCTACGGTCCTGGCAGCCATTGGCCAGGTTGTTTTTCTGCAGAACCTGGGTAACATAAACACATATGGCAGCCACGTTCAAGTTGGGACCTTTGCCGTTGCTGCCATCTTGATAGGCGGCGCTTCGGTAAGAAAGGCCACCATTGGGCAAGCCCTTTTGGGCACCTTGCTCTTTCACACCCTCTTCATAGTTTCACCTTTGGCGGGTAAGAACCTCATAGGTGATGCCATGATAGGTGAATATTTCAGGGTGTTTGTGACCTATGGGGTCATCGGAGTTGCTTTGGCCTTACATGCTTGGCAAAGTCTTCAGGAGAAAAAGCGAGCATTCAATGCAACATAA
- a CDS encoding amidohydrolase (PFAM: Peptidase family M20/M25/M40; Peptidase dimerisation domain~TIGRFAM: amidohydrolase~COGs: COG1473 Metal-dependent amidase/aminoacylase/carboxypeptidase~InterPro IPR010168: IPR002933: IPR011650: IPR017439~KEGG: sth:STH1690 putative amino acid amidohydrolase~PFAM: peptidase M20; peptidase dimerisation domain protein~SPTR: Amidohydrolase;~TIGRFAM: amidohydrolase) — protein MNLEELTKLRRDFHKFAEAGWCEFRTTSIIAETLSKLGYEVQVGKAILDESSVMGRDESIVPNEIERALRQGADPKWIEKMEGYTGALAVLDTGKEGPTIALRFDIDAVEVSEAKDDKHRPYREGFSSVNSGAMHACGHDGHAAIGLGVAQVLAAEKDLLRGKIKLIFQPAEEGVRGGKAIAEKGILDDCDYLLALHLGLGLPTGKIAGGVAGLLCTTKFDVFYKGKASHAGVAPNEGKNALLGAANAVINLQAIASHRKGTSRINVGVLHAGEGRNVIPPKAMFKAETRGETEEIASYVYERAMKIVKSCASMYDLECIVKEMGKSTTAKSDGDLVDLICQVAEETREFNSIESFYNMGGSDDFSWMMKRVQEKGGKASYIALGADIEAGHHNEYFDFDEKSLLKGVVLMSQLVEKLTNSES, from the coding sequence ATGAATTTAGAAGAGCTTACAAAATTGAGAAGGGACTTTCACAAGTTTGCTGAGGCAGGCTGGTGTGAATTCCGAACCACGTCAATAATTGCGGAGACCCTTTCAAAACTCGGATATGAAGTGCAGGTCGGAAAGGCGATCCTGGACGAGTCATCCGTTATGGGCCGTGACGAATCAATAGTGCCGAATGAAATCGAAAGAGCCTTAAGACAAGGTGCCGACCCCAAATGGATCGAAAAGATGGAAGGCTATACCGGAGCATTAGCCGTCCTTGATACAGGAAAAGAGGGCCCCACCATAGCCCTGCGCTTTGACATAGACGCCGTGGAAGTGAGCGAGGCAAAGGACGACAAACATCGCCCATATAGGGAGGGCTTTTCTTCCGTAAACTCCGGAGCCATGCACGCCTGCGGCCACGACGGCCATGCAGCCATCGGTCTTGGAGTAGCCCAAGTACTGGCTGCCGAAAAAGACCTCTTACGGGGCAAAATAAAGCTTATCTTCCAACCCGCGGAGGAGGGAGTGAGGGGAGGCAAGGCAATTGCAGAAAAAGGCATTCTTGACGACTGCGATTATCTCTTGGCCCTGCACCTTGGCCTTGGCCTTCCCACAGGCAAGATAGCAGGAGGTGTAGCTGGGCTTCTTTGTACCACAAAGTTCGACGTGTTCTACAAGGGAAAGGCTTCCCATGCAGGAGTGGCGCCCAATGAAGGTAAAAACGCCCTTTTAGGTGCAGCCAATGCCGTGATAAACCTCCAGGCCATAGCTTCCCATAGAAAAGGCACATCCAGGATCAACGTGGGAGTCTTGCACGCAGGGGAAGGAAGAAACGTAATTCCTCCAAAGGCCATGTTCAAGGCAGAGACCAGGGGAGAGACGGAAGAAATAGCTTCGTACGTGTACGAGAGAGCCATGAAGATCGTAAAATCCTGTGCTTCCATGTACGACCTGGAATGCATCGTAAAGGAGATGGGTAAATCCACTACCGCAAAAAGCGACGGAGACCTGGTCGATTTGATATGCCAAGTCGCAGAAGAGACCAGGGAATTCAACAGTATAGAAAGCTTTTATAACATGGGAGGAAGCGACGACTTTTCATGGATGATGAAGAGAGTTCAAGAGAAAGGAGGGAAGGCGTCTTACATAGCTTTGGGAGCTGACATAGAGGCAGGGCACCATAACGAATACTTCGACTTCGACGAAAAAAGCCTGCTCAAGGGAGTAGTTCTCATGAGTCAGCTAGTAGAAAAACTAACCAACTCTGAAAGCTAA
- a CDS encoding ABC transporter, periplasmic substrate-binding protein (COGs: COG2998 ABC-type tungstate transport system permease component~KEGG: aco:Amico_1561 ABC transporter, periplasmic substrate-binding protein~SPTR: Tungstate ABC transporter, tungstate-binding protein), producing the protein MRKFFAFLVSVALLMALALPGVAAPQYLMMATTTSTDNTGLLNVLAPAFEKATGIELRWTAVGTGKALELGKNCDVDILLVHAPNKEKKFVEDGYGVNRREVMYNDFVIIGPPSDPANIKGLDVISALKKIRSHEALFVSRGDNSGTHTKELKLWKEAGINGLDKEKWYIQTGQGMLNTINIATERDGYTLTDRGTFIKYEANHKGTPPLVILVEGDKLLLNQYSVIAVNPKRCPKVKYDLALKFIDWITSQEGQKVIGDFRLMGKQLFVPNAAEQ; encoded by the coding sequence ATGCGCAAATTTTTTGCCTTCCTGGTGAGCGTGGCACTGCTAATGGCCCTCGCCCTTCCTGGTGTAGCGGCCCCACAATATTTGATGATGGCCACCACCACCAGCACCGATAACACAGGGCTTTTGAACGTTTTGGCGCCAGCCTTTGAAAAGGCAACAGGCATAGAGCTTCGCTGGACCGCCGTAGGGACTGGCAAAGCCTTGGAGTTGGGAAAAAACTGCGACGTGGATATCTTGCTGGTTCACGCACCCAACAAGGAGAAAAAATTCGTGGAAGACGGATACGGGGTAAACCGCAGGGAAGTAATGTACAACGACTTCGTCATAATAGGACCTCCTTCTGACCCAGCAAACATAAAGGGGCTTGACGTCATCTCCGCCCTGAAAAAAATCCGATCTCATGAAGCTTTATTCGTAAGCCGAGGAGATAACTCTGGGACCCATACGAAGGAGCTCAAACTCTGGAAAGAAGCAGGAATCAATGGACTGGACAAGGAAAAGTGGTACATACAGACCGGACAGGGCATGCTGAACACCATAAACATAGCAACGGAGCGCGACGGATACACATTAACGGACAGGGGGACCTTCATAAAATACGAGGCAAACCACAAAGGCACTCCTCCTCTCGTGATACTGGTCGAAGGAGATAAGCTCTTGCTCAACCAGTACAGTGTCATAGCTGTAAATCCAAAGCGCTGTCCCAAGGTAAAATATGACCTGGCACTCAAGTTCATCGATTGGATAACCTCCCAAGAGGGACAAAAAGTAATAGGCGACTTCCGCCTTATGGGAAAGCAACTTTTCGTGCCCAACGCTGCTGAACAGTAA